The Echinicola jeungdonensis genome segment TGCCCATATAGCGATAGGGACAGCTATAATAGTTTTTGTCCTCTCCCAGGTAAACATGGGAGGATTTCTGGACGGTGGCCTTTTTATAATAACGGATGCTGTAGATGCTTTTGGGAAGGGGCTGCAGGAACTCCTTTTCGATGTCCAAAAACTGGCTTCGCCTGCTGCCCTGTCCATGGCTGAGCAGGTAGTCATTGTACTCCTCCAGTTTTTCTGCAATGGCCGCATTGAGCTCCTCCAGGCTGAAGAAGGTATGGTTGCCCAAGGGGTAATAGATCCGTTGGTAGACCAGGGTGACCGAACGCTCCACGAGTGATTTGTCCTGCGGGCTATAGGGCCGGGCAGGATCAAGGGCGCAGCCGTAATGGAGGCCAAAATCCGAAAAGGTCTTGTTGAGGACCGGGGCATATTTTGAGGCCTTGTCCACTGCTGATTTGAGATTGTCAGGGACGACGGCATAGGGTACCCCGCCCATCCAGCCCAGACAATAGACCAGACAGCTGATAAAATCCTCCCGTTTTTGGCTGGGCACCGCCCTTATGTAAGTGTACTGGCTGCAGGGCAGGACACCAACAAAAACCTCTACGGCTATCTGCTCCCCAGTCCGGCGGTCAACGTAGTGCAGCTTCTTTCCGCAAAAGTCCACGAAAAGCTTTTCCCCGGCACGGTGGGACAGCTTGCCACTGGCGTTGTTGCGCTTCTTCCATTGCCGGTAGTGCCAGGTGAACTGGCTGTATTTATAGCCTTCCGGATTTTGGGAGATATATTCCTTCCACAGTACCTGCAGGGTACAGCCGGGCTTTTTCATCTCCCCGTCGATGTGGGGAAAACACCCCGAGAGATGCTCATAACGTTCCTTTTCGGTCTGCCCTGTCTCGGTGAAAAGTTCCTGTAGATCTTTGCCGTCAAGGGAGAGCAGTTCCCCGTACCCAAGGGAAAGATCCCTGAAACGCCTGACATAACTGTCAACGGTCTTTCGGTTGACGCCCAATAGGTCTGCCACTTTTCGGTTGCTAAGCCCCTTCTGCTTGAAGGTGATCAAACTTCTTAAATCCATGATGTCTATTCTTTGTCCTGCCATGTAGTTGCTGTTATTCGACTACAAGGCTAATAACTTATCATGGAAAGTGGCCCAATGACCTCCGGTACCAAACAGCTCGGGAATCCTAAAATGGCCCAGTGACCTCCGGAAAACCGACTCTATTTTTGGCCCAGTGATTCCCGGAATGGCTGGCCCGCTATCACCGTAAACCGTGGCCCAGTGACCTCCGTTTTAG includes the following:
- the istA gene encoding IS21 family transposase encodes the protein MAGQRIDIMDLRSLITFKQKGLSNRKVADLLGVNRKTVDSYVRRFRDLSLGYGELLSLDGKDLQELFTETGQTEKERYEHLSGCFPHIDGEMKKPGCTLQVLWKEYISQNPEGYKYSQFTWHYRQWKKRNNASGKLSHRAGEKLFVDFCGKKLHYVDRRTGEQIAVEVFVGVLPCSQYTYIRAVPSQKREDFISCLVYCLGWMGGVPYAVVPDNLKSAVDKASKYAPVLNKTFSDFGLHYGCALDPARPYSPQDKSLVERSVTLVYQRIYYPLGNHTFFSLEELNAAIAEKLEEYNDYLLSHGQGSRRSQFLDIEKEFLQPLPKSIYSIRYYKKATVQKSSHVYLGEDKNYYSCPYRYMGKSVELQYNRNTVEIFYRQERIASHKRASRQGQYITIGEHMPSNHQYYNDWSPEYFDRRAQKVGPNTQEYIGTLIGQYTYPEIGYKQAQGILSFLKSYGQERLERACKRALGFEKASYHTLERILKNKMDLEELPPAKDHLTPGHKNIRGSYS